In Microvenator marinus, one genomic interval encodes:
- a CDS encoding vWA domain-containing protein, giving the protein MFVEFFYHLRERGIPVSLQEFLTLLEALEGGLAEDSLSHFYGVARSILVKKPELYDRWDLAFAEFFEDATVDWAALDADIHQELLDWLEDPIAFRGLTEEERALLEHLDLDELRRRFEERLKEQDERHDGGNRWVGTGGTSPFGHSGYNPAGIRVGVKGGNRSAVQVATERRFKNLRNDLVLDVRQFGTALKRLRILTKDGREEELDLDETIDETARNFGEIELVFTVPRKNEVKLLLLMDVGGSMTPYSQLTSLLFSAAHQASHFKHFESYYFHNCPYGTLYTDIARREAIKTSEVLKKVDSTWRCIIVGDAAMAPYELMDSNGAIDYYFSRQGGDLDPGIIWLKRIAEKIPRTVWLNPDEPRYWASYYTVRVIANIFKMFPLTLEGLDDAVIELRRRV; this is encoded by the coding sequence GTGTTTGTCGAGTTCTTCTATCATCTGCGCGAACGGGGGATTCCGGTCTCGCTTCAAGAGTTCTTGACCTTACTTGAGGCCCTTGAGGGCGGGCTCGCCGAAGACTCCCTAAGTCATTTCTACGGGGTTGCGCGGAGTATTCTGGTCAAGAAGCCCGAGCTCTATGACCGATGGGACCTCGCATTCGCCGAGTTCTTCGAAGATGCCACGGTGGATTGGGCTGCTCTCGATGCGGATATCCATCAGGAACTTCTCGACTGGCTTGAGGACCCGATTGCGTTTCGTGGCTTGACCGAAGAAGAACGGGCGCTCTTGGAGCATTTGGATTTAGATGAGCTTCGGAGAAGATTTGAAGAGCGTCTCAAAGAGCAAGACGAGCGTCACGACGGCGGCAATAGGTGGGTAGGTACGGGCGGAACAAGTCCGTTTGGTCATTCGGGCTACAATCCGGCAGGGATTCGTGTGGGCGTCAAAGGTGGCAATCGCTCAGCTGTTCAGGTGGCCACCGAGCGACGCTTTAAGAACCTTCGAAACGACCTTGTTCTAGACGTGCGGCAGTTCGGTACGGCGCTAAAGCGCCTGCGTATTCTGACAAAAGACGGGCGCGAAGAAGAGCTGGATCTGGACGAAACTATCGACGAAACAGCGCGAAACTTTGGCGAAATCGAGCTCGTTTTCACCGTACCTAGAAAGAATGAGGTCAAACTCCTGCTTCTCATGGATGTGGGCGGTTCAATGACACCTTATTCGCAGCTCACGTCGTTGTTGTTTTCAGCCGCGCATCAGGCGTCTCATTTTAAGCATTTCGAGAGCTACTATTTTCATAATTGCCCCTACGGCACGCTTTATACCGATATCGCACGTCGTGAAGCGATCAAGACCTCCGAAGTCCTCAAGAAGGTAGACAGCACCTGGCGCTGCATCATCGTTGGCGATGCCGCGATGGCGCCTTACGAGCTCATGGATTCGAATGGGGCAATTGACTACTACTTCTCGCGCCAAGGCGGGGACTTGGACCCTGGCATCATCTGGCTCAAGCGAATTGCGGAAAAAATTCCGAGGACTGTTTGGTTAAACCCCGACGAGCCCCGCTATTGGGCTAGCTATTATACGGTCAGGGTGATTGCGAATATCTTCAAGATGTTCCCGCTGACTTTGGAGGGTTTGGATGACGCCGTTATTGAGCTGAGGCGTAGAGTTTGA
- a CDS encoding LysR family transcriptional regulator, with amino-acid sequence MYLRQSSGMELSQLQTFLVIAREGQMTRAASVLHLTQPALSAQLSKLEEELGGPLFDRTPRGMTLTHAGEVFKPFAEEALGRLKDGERALRELRGLEAGNLAVGGGATATTYLLPPVLAQFHEAHPGLQLFVREQASSGVIDAVISGELDLGIVTLGSGERPPEPLTMARWVEDELVLVVPPGHSFEGRETYEWKDLNNLPLVLFEAGSAVRMLIDTRLQAEGTRPEIVMELRSIETIKQMVAQGIGAGFVSRFALSETTKGIRAKRDAIKRELAIVWRVDRSLNPAAAAFIQVLTA; translated from the coding sequence GTGTATCTACGCCAAAGTTCGGGCATGGAACTCTCTCAGCTTCAAACATTTTTGGTGATTGCGCGCGAAGGCCAAATGACACGGGCAGCGAGCGTCCTGCACCTGACGCAACCTGCTCTAAGTGCGCAACTTTCCAAGCTCGAAGAAGAACTGGGAGGCCCACTTTTTGACCGCACACCTCGTGGCATGACGCTCACGCACGCGGGAGAGGTCTTCAAGCCCTTTGCGGAAGAAGCTCTCGGGCGCCTCAAAGACGGTGAACGGGCGCTGCGAGAACTTCGGGGTTTGGAGGCTGGAAATCTAGCCGTCGGGGGTGGTGCTACAGCCACAACCTATCTACTTCCCCCCGTCTTGGCGCAGTTTCACGAGGCGCACCCTGGTTTGCAGCTCTTCGTCAGAGAACAGGCGAGTAGCGGGGTTATCGACGCGGTGATTTCCGGGGAATTGGACCTTGGAATCGTCACACTCGGGAGCGGAGAGCGGCCACCAGAGCCACTGACCATGGCGCGTTGGGTCGAGGACGAGCTCGTCTTGGTGGTGCCGCCCGGACACTCGTTCGAGGGGCGCGAGACCTATGAATGGAAGGATCTGAACAACCTGCCCTTGGTACTCTTTGAAGCCGGCTCGGCCGTGCGAATGCTCATCGACACCCGGCTTCAGGCAGAGGGCACCCGGCCCGAAATCGTCATGGAATTGCGGTCCATTGAGACCATCAAGCAAATGGTGGCTCAGGGGATTGGCGCCGGGTTTGTATCGAGATTTGCATTGAGTGAGACCACCAAGGGAATCCGCGCCAAACGAGACGCTATCAAGCGAGAGCTCGCGATAGTCTGGCGCGTGGACAGAAGCCTAAATCCAGCGGCGGCTGCGTTTATTCAGGTACTGACGGCTTGA
- a CDS encoding NAD(P)/FAD-dependent oxidoreductase, whose product MAEHHVVIIGAGFAGLSAAKSLKSAPVKVTIIDKQNHHLFQPLLYQVATAALSAPDIAAPIRKVLRKQKNATVLLADVEDIDRETKCVKHSKGSIAYDTLIVAAGAANSYFGHDEWRKFAPGLKELSDAFEIRERVLKAYENAELVTDENERTEYLTFVVIGGGPTGVEMAGALKEIATRTMRSNFRNFDPKSARVVLIEGSDRVLGAFPAELSKSAQKQLEDLGVEVVLNTMVKDIDATSVTTSDGHLIKAKTVVWAAGVGGAPLAKKLGVELDRSGRVPVRPDFSLEEAPEIFVIGDLAKATSKDGEEVPALAPAATQAGAHVAEQIVRRLEGKEPEAFQYLDKGMMATIGRSRAVALSGPLKLSGWLAWMAWLFIHLIFLVDFRNRMAVLFEWAWAYVTFQRSARIIVQSDSKSAVKT is encoded by the coding sequence ATGGCGGAACATCACGTGGTCATCATTGGAGCGGGGTTTGCGGGCTTGAGCGCTGCTAAGAGCTTGAAGAGTGCTCCGGTGAAAGTGACGATCATAGACAAACAGAATCATCACCTCTTCCAGCCATTGCTTTATCAGGTTGCAACAGCTGCGTTGAGTGCACCCGATATCGCCGCCCCAATCCGAAAGGTCTTGCGCAAACAGAAGAACGCCACCGTATTGCTGGCTGACGTTGAGGACATCGACCGCGAGACCAAATGCGTCAAGCACTCAAAGGGCTCGATCGCCTATGACACGCTGATCGTCGCAGCAGGCGCGGCCAACTCGTACTTTGGGCATGACGAATGGCGGAAGTTCGCACCGGGCCTCAAAGAGCTCTCAGACGCGTTCGAAATTCGAGAAAGAGTGCTCAAAGCCTATGAAAACGCCGAGCTCGTGACCGACGAGAACGAACGGACCGAGTATCTGACGTTTGTGGTAATCGGCGGAGGACCAACCGGCGTTGAGATGGCCGGAGCACTCAAGGAAATCGCCACGCGTACCATGCGCTCGAACTTTCGGAATTTCGATCCCAAGTCGGCTCGAGTCGTACTCATCGAAGGCTCGGACCGTGTCCTCGGCGCCTTCCCTGCCGAACTCTCAAAGTCGGCGCAGAAACAGCTCGAAGACCTAGGCGTTGAGGTGGTTCTAAACACCATGGTCAAAGACATTGACGCCACGAGCGTGACGACTTCCGATGGACATCTCATCAAGGCAAAGACCGTGGTCTGGGCCGCTGGAGTTGGAGGAGCGCCGCTCGCGAAGAAGCTCGGTGTAGAGTTGGACCGCTCGGGACGAGTCCCGGTGAGGCCGGACTTCAGTTTGGAGGAGGCCCCGGAGATCTTTGTTATCGGAGATCTGGCCAAAGCGACGAGCAAAGACGGCGAAGAAGTTCCGGCACTAGCGCCGGCTGCGACTCAAGCAGGCGCGCACGTCGCCGAGCAAATCGTTCGGCGCCTTGAAGGCAAAGAGCCCGAAGCTTTTCAGTATTTAGATAAAGGCATGATGGCGACAATCGGACGCTCGCGGGCCGTGGCGCTCTCCGGCCCCTTGAAGCTCAGTGGTTGGCTCGCCTGGATGGCCTGGCTCTTCATCCACCTCATCTTCCTGGTGGACTTCAGGAATCGCATGGCGGTGCTCTTCGAATGGGCGTGGGCGTACGTGACGTTCCAGAGGAGCGCCAGGATCATTGTGCAATCCGATTCAAAATCAGCCGTAAAAACTTAG
- a CDS encoding DUF7107 domain-containing protein: protein MKSLKFSWLSLVLFALATTLSCGKLALVDRCSSDAECGEGSQCVSNFCSVPDLCFDETDCDPGQTCEDGICTDGEVPEVCESNSDCNVGEVCQDGECVERPECEDDAECPPNTSCIEGVCTPECEEDLDCPENEACIDGVCFNNCECSEDSECPSGTCDGCECVEAVCEENADCPGTALCVDGQCVPVQCTEDADCLDPRLICVENVCQPDVECREDIDCPAGFSCIANACIPQNQCMSDDQCPEGFACENGQCFPVPTECADGRPCPEGFICTDAGVCEFAGECVVDAECGPRGRCVDFECEILECIQDTDCGPGGRCDDNQCVFEGCETDQDCGPFEQCVNNACIPAPMCMTDNQCPADQFCLNGMCTPRMPDCFSDIDCPPNSSCVQGICVDNPECQVNSDCLPGERCANGACVPDGGCQVDLDCGPAEICLNGACYFVGDCRSDSECAPNETCVQFRCEANFQCQDDLCPEGWSCVNDRCEPPSQCLSDINCPPSQRCVNGICTTPPPQCQVNGDCSGGEVCVDGQCVFTGNCVNDADCGAGEVCVNNFCAPQNGCSRDSDCPANQECEPISRQCQPAVECADSSDCQPGFTCLNDRCVDFRQCTVDSDCPVGAVCNGFFCQPAPECSLDQDCGPGERCDLNNCVPTACMTSAECPPAWMCAAGRCTPPLVCQSNSDCPLPGMVCQNNTCMVPNGCQSNADCGGFLQCIAGACVPLPPGNCSTDVDCPNDQICEFGFCLPFTPECRVNSDCGQGERCLNYQCQFVGECSTDSDCDPGESCINDVCFPAPPQCMSDLDCPDGRPCINGQCQPDPNQCQVDADCPNGACVNGQCVQLGCQSDADCAANESCVNGVCEPAGPQQCTSVADCDPGEECLFGLCQTAPQCRQDADCNMGEECDIFSGTCIVPVSCSSTFDCPNGFSCIGDQCQRVTGCQSDANCPPTTECRNNVCLVAAECTQDAECPADQRCDFGYCQPFVCQSDAECRNGFDCQAGRCIPGPYCQNDSECPAPSTCVNARCLNAGGCTSDASCPPGQSCYAGACFSIPAPVCSRDTDCPAGEECNFGFCENPQPSSCVLNADCRVGELCIAGTCQRGVECLDSADCPFPQECQNQSCVDP, encoded by the coding sequence TTGAAGTCCTTGAAATTTAGTTGGTTATCACTCGTTTTGTTTGCGCTCGCTACAACCTTGAGTTGTGGCAAGTTGGCGCTCGTCGATAGATGTTCTTCAGACGCAGAATGCGGCGAGGGCTCGCAATGCGTATCGAACTTCTGCTCGGTTCCGGACCTTTGTTTTGACGAGACGGACTGCGACCCTGGGCAGACTTGCGAAGACGGGATCTGCACCGACGGGGAAGTCCCCGAGGTCTGTGAATCCAACTCCGACTGCAACGTGGGCGAAGTTTGCCAGGACGGTGAGTGCGTGGAGCGTCCGGAATGTGAGGATGATGCTGAATGTCCGCCAAACACGAGCTGCATCGAGGGAGTCTGTACGCCAGAGTGTGAAGAAGACCTGGATTGCCCGGAGAATGAGGCGTGTATTGACGGTGTTTGCTTCAACAACTGCGAGTGTTCCGAGGACTCTGAGTGTCCGAGCGGAACGTGTGATGGGTGTGAGTGCGTTGAAGCGGTGTGTGAGGAGAATGCCGATTGCCCGGGGACCGCACTATGTGTGGACGGTCAATGTGTTCCGGTTCAGTGTACCGAGGACGCAGACTGTCTCGACCCTCGCCTGATCTGCGTTGAGAACGTCTGCCAGCCCGATGTGGAATGCCGCGAGGACATCGATTGCCCAGCCGGATTTAGCTGCATTGCAAACGCCTGTATCCCTCAGAACCAATGCATGTCCGACGACCAGTGCCCCGAAGGTTTCGCGTGCGAAAACGGTCAGTGCTTCCCAGTTCCAACCGAATGCGCAGACGGCAGACCTTGCCCAGAAGGTTTCATCTGCACAGACGCAGGTGTGTGTGAGTTTGCGGGCGAGTGTGTGGTGGACGCCGAGTGTGGCCCACGCGGCCGTTGTGTAGACTTTGAATGCGAAATTCTGGAGTGTATCCAAGACACGGATTGTGGCCCGGGTGGTCGCTGTGACGACAACCAATGTGTGTTCGAAGGTTGCGAAACCGACCAGGATTGCGGCCCATTTGAGCAGTGCGTGAACAACGCTTGTATCCCCGCCCCAATGTGCATGACCGACAATCAATGCCCGGCCGACCAATTCTGCTTGAACGGAATGTGTACACCTCGCATGCCCGACTGCTTCTCAGACATCGACTGCCCGCCAAACTCCTCGTGCGTTCAGGGAATCTGCGTGGACAATCCTGAGTGTCAGGTAAACTCCGATTGTTTGCCTGGAGAGCGTTGCGCCAACGGCGCGTGTGTTCCCGATGGCGGATGTCAGGTGGACCTCGATTGTGGGCCTGCTGAAATCTGCCTCAACGGCGCTTGTTATTTCGTGGGTGATTGCCGCTCAGACTCTGAGTGTGCGCCAAACGAAACCTGTGTTCAATTCCGTTGCGAGGCGAACTTCCAATGTCAGGACGACTTGTGCCCCGAGGGTTGGAGCTGCGTGAACGACCGCTGCGAGCCGCCTTCGCAATGCCTGAGCGATATCAATTGCCCACCATCACAACGATGCGTCAACGGCATCTGCACCACCCCGCCACCACAATGCCAGGTTAATGGTGATTGCTCGGGTGGCGAGGTCTGTGTGGACGGTCAGTGCGTCTTCACTGGCAATTGCGTCAACGACGCGGATTGTGGCGCCGGAGAGGTCTGCGTCAACAACTTCTGTGCGCCTCAGAATGGTTGTAGCCGTGACTCGGATTGTCCGGCAAACCAAGAGTGTGAGCCGATTTCGAGGCAATGCCAGCCCGCAGTAGAGTGCGCGGACTCCTCAGATTGCCAGCCAGGGTTCACGTGCCTGAATGACCGCTGTGTGGACTTCAGACAATGCACAGTGGACTCGGATTGTCCGGTGGGTGCGGTTTGTAACGGCTTCTTCTGCCAACCCGCACCCGAGTGTTCTTTGGACCAAGACTGTGGCCCAGGCGAGCGGTGTGACCTCAATAACTGCGTTCCAACCGCATGCATGACCTCGGCAGAGTGTCCGCCCGCATGGATGTGCGCTGCCGGACGCTGCACGCCACCACTTGTCTGTCAGAGCAACTCGGACTGCCCACTTCCAGGCATGGTCTGCCAGAACAATACTTGCATGGTTCCAAACGGTTGCCAGAGCAATGCAGATTGTGGAGGCTTCCTCCAGTGTATTGCAGGGGCGTGTGTGCCACTGCCACCAGGTAATTGTTCCACCGACGTCGATTGTCCAAACGACCAGATTTGTGAGTTCGGATTCTGTTTGCCGTTTACCCCCGAGTGCCGCGTGAACTCGGATTGTGGACAGGGTGAGCGCTGCCTTAACTACCAGTGTCAGTTCGTCGGTGAATGCTCCACGGACTCTGATTGCGACCCTGGCGAGTCTTGCATCAACGACGTCTGTTTCCCGGCGCCACCACAGTGTATGAGCGATTTAGACTGCCCAGACGGAAGACCTTGCATTAACGGTCAGTGTCAACCCGACCCGAATCAATGTCAGGTAGATGCCGACTGTCCAAATGGCGCGTGCGTCAACGGTCAATGTGTCCAGCTTGGGTGTCAATCTGATGCTGATTGCGCAGCAAATGAATCTTGCGTCAATGGCGTGTGTGAGCCCGCTGGCCCGCAACAGTGCACGTCCGTCGCCGATTGCGACCCCGGTGAGGAATGCCTCTTCGGCCTTTGTCAAACAGCTCCGCAATGTCGCCAAGATGCCGACTGCAACATGGGCGAAGAATGCGATATCTTCTCGGGAACCTGCATTGTACCCGTGTCGTGCTCCTCAACATTCGATTGTCCGAACGGCTTCTCGTGTATCGGAGACCAGTGTCAGCGAGTAACCGGCTGTCAGTCGGATGCAAACTGCCCGCCTACCACCGAGTGCCGAAACAATGTTTGTCTCGTGGCTGCTGAATGTACTCAAGACGCCGAATGTCCGGCGGACCAACGTTGTGATTTCGGCTACTGCCAGCCCTTTGTGTGTCAGAGTGATGCGGAGTGCCGAAACGGATTTGATTGCCAGGCTGGCCGCTGTATTCCGGGCCCGTATTGCCAGAACGACTCCGAATGCCCGGCACCGAGCACCTGTGTGAACGCTCGCTGCCTCAACGCCGGTGGTTGTACGAGCGATGCCAGCTGCCCTCCCGGTCAATCGTGTTATGCAGGAGCATGCTTCAGCATCCCTGCACCGGTTTGCAGCCGTGACACGGATTGTCCGGCCGGCGAAGAGTGCAATTTCGGATTCTGCGAGAATCCTCAGCCTTCGTCGTGCGTCTTAAATGCTGACTGCCGAGTGGGTGAGCTCTGTATCGCAGGGACATGCCAACGCGGCGTTGAGTGTTTGGATTCGGCGGATTGCCCGTTTCCGCAAGAGTGCCAGAACCAGTCTTGCGTCGATCCTTGA
- a CDS encoding AAA family ATPase: MSFNLFDGTESYIASPELRDAVNVSVALKRPLLIRGEPGTGKTLLARAVADALKMPLLKWHIKSTTKAQEGLYVYDTVQRLNDSRFGDGDVSDIGRYIKLGPLGEAFASPERVVLLIDEVDKADLEFPNDLLREIDEMSFYVRETNETIEAKHRPVVIITSNAEKELPDAFLRRCVFHYIEFPSQELMRQIVDVHFPKIEDELLAQVLLKFYWLREQPDVRKKPSTSELVDWLSALQRAGLSQDMVRNSFPFLGVLLKKEADLKAIQKRV, from the coding sequence ATGAGCTTCAATCTATTCGATGGGACCGAGTCCTACATCGCAAGCCCTGAGCTTCGCGATGCCGTCAACGTGTCTGTGGCCCTAAAGCGTCCGCTCCTGATTCGTGGTGAGCCGGGCACTGGAAAGACCCTTTTGGCTAGAGCCGTAGCCGATGCCCTGAAAATGCCGCTCTTGAAGTGGCATATCAAATCAACCACAAAAGCTCAGGAAGGCCTCTACGTCTACGACACCGTGCAACGCCTGAACGACAGTCGTTTTGGTGACGGAGATGTCAGCGATATCGGGCGCTACATTAAGTTGGGGCCGCTCGGCGAAGCGTTCGCGAGCCCGGAGCGTGTGGTCCTCCTGATTGACGAGGTCGACAAGGCAGACCTTGAGTTCCCGAACGATTTGCTTCGCGAAATAGACGAGATGAGCTTTTACGTGCGTGAGACCAATGAGACGATCGAGGCCAAACACCGGCCCGTGGTTATCATCACCTCAAACGCCGAGAAAGAGCTGCCTGACGCTTTCTTAAGGCGCTGTGTGTTCCATTATATCGAGTTCCCGTCACAGGAGCTGATGCGCCAAATCGTCGACGTGCACTTCCCCAAGATCGAAGACGAACTCTTGGCCCAGGTGCTCCTCAAGTTCTATTGGTTGCGAGAACAGCCGGACGTCCGAAAGAAGCCGTCTACCAGTGAGTTGGTAGATTGGCTCTCTGCCCTGCAACGCGCGGGCTTGAGCCAAGACATGGTGCGAAACTCCTTCCCTTTCTTGGGCGTCCTCCTCAAGAAAGAGGCTGACCTGAAGGCGATTCAGAAGCGGGTCTGA
- the acnA gene encoding aconitate hydratase AcnA, with protein MTNLKDNAKTTIKTSSGEFGAYDLNSLGQFGNINSLPYSIKVLLEACLRNLDNKVVFDEHVKALAGYNAKDVGEQEIPFMPGRVVLQDFTGVPAVVDLAALRSAMDRLGGDVQKVNPLTRVDLVIDHSVQVDAFGTPGAIQINKEFEFERNRERYEFLKWGQKSFDNFSVVPPETGIVHQVNLEYLASVVLEKDGVLYPDSLVGTDSHTTMINGLGVLGWGVGGIEAEAAMLGQPSYMLIPEVVGFKLTGKLREGATATDLVLLVTQMLRKHGVVSKFVEFYGPGLSALTLSDRATIANMAPEYGATMGFFPVDEKTIEYMRLTGRDEALLEKVEAYTKLNGLWRNDDYEIEYSSSIELDLGEVQPSLAGPKRPQDRILLSDMKGEFQLHLEKTFSRKDGKSVPTKYAGAEFDLTDGDVVIAAITSCTNTSNPAVMIGAGLVAKKANALGLKAKPWVKTSLAPGSRVVTDYLDKSGLTEHLEAIGFYTVGYGCTTCIGNSGPLPAEIAKSIEDGELVAASVLSGNRNFEGRVSPHTQVNYLASPPLVVAYALAGSVNIDIYRDPIGKDKDGKDVFLKDVWPTNAEIAQEMGTAVTREQFETRYAHVFEGPAEWKEIPAAESAVYGWPPESTYVQEPPFFINMPKTAPAIQPVEGARVLLKLGDSVTTDHISPAGSIPKESPAAKYLEKHGVERRMFNSFGSRRGNDRVMTRGTFGNIRIRNQIAPGTEGGYTTYLGPNETPAGPFSWLTYDSDVDPKTGEVCFVYDAAVKYQKNKIPLVVLAGVDYGMGSSRDWAAKGTFLLGVKAVIAKSYERIHRSNLIGMGVLPLQYKGSDTTESLGLTGHETFDIQITDDVEPLQDIKVKATSPDGKVTEFVAQCRIDTPVEVDYYRHGGILHYVLRRMAGQA; from the coding sequence ATGACCAACCTCAAAGACAACGCAAAAACAACAATCAAGACATCGAGCGGCGAATTCGGCGCTTATGACCTTAACTCACTTGGGCAATTCGGAAATATCAACTCCCTGCCCTACTCAATTAAGGTCTTGCTTGAGGCGTGCCTCAGAAACCTGGACAACAAGGTGGTCTTTGACGAGCACGTCAAGGCCCTCGCCGGTTACAACGCAAAGGATGTTGGCGAGCAGGAGATCCCGTTCATGCCCGGCCGCGTGGTCCTTCAGGATTTCACCGGTGTTCCTGCTGTGGTTGACTTGGCGGCGCTTAGAAGCGCGATGGACCGCCTCGGAGGTGATGTCCAGAAGGTCAACCCATTGACCCGCGTAGACCTGGTGATCGACCACTCCGTTCAGGTCGATGCGTTTGGAACCCCGGGCGCCATCCAGATCAATAAGGAGTTTGAATTCGAGCGCAACCGAGAGCGCTATGAGTTCCTGAAATGGGGCCAGAAAAGCTTCGATAACTTCAGCGTGGTCCCACCTGAGACCGGTATCGTTCACCAGGTAAACCTCGAGTATCTGGCATCGGTCGTGCTTGAGAAAGACGGTGTCCTCTACCCAGACTCATTGGTCGGGACCGACTCACACACCACCATGATCAACGGCTTGGGCGTTTTGGGATGGGGTGTTGGCGGTATCGAAGCCGAGGCAGCAATGCTCGGTCAGCCAAGCTACATGCTGATTCCCGAAGTTGTTGGCTTCAAGCTGACCGGTAAGCTTCGAGAAGGTGCCACGGCTACCGACCTTGTCCTCTTGGTCACGCAGATGCTTCGTAAGCACGGTGTGGTGAGCAAGTTCGTGGAATTCTACGGCCCTGGTCTGAGCGCATTGACGCTTTCAGACCGTGCGACCATCGCGAACATGGCACCTGAATACGGCGCCACCATGGGCTTCTTCCCCGTAGACGAGAAGACCATCGAGTATATGCGTTTGACAGGTCGCGACGAGGCGTTGCTCGAGAAGGTCGAAGCTTATACCAAGCTCAACGGTCTCTGGAGAAACGACGACTACGAGATTGAGTACAGCTCGAGCATCGAGCTCGACCTCGGCGAAGTCCAGCCTTCCCTGGCTGGCCCCAAGCGCCCGCAGGACCGCATTTTGCTCTCCGATATGAAGGGTGAATTCCAACTGCATCTCGAGAAGACGTTCTCGCGCAAAGACGGAAAGTCGGTCCCAACGAAGTATGCTGGTGCTGAGTTTGACCTCACCGACGGTGATGTAGTCATCGCGGCGATCACGTCGTGTACCAACACGTCGAACCCCGCCGTCATGATCGGCGCGGGTCTCGTGGCCAAAAAAGCAAACGCTCTGGGCCTCAAAGCCAAGCCATGGGTCAAGACTTCTCTGGCACCTGGTTCGCGCGTGGTCACCGACTACCTGGATAAATCGGGCCTTACGGAGCACCTGGAGGCTATCGGCTTCTACACGGTCGGCTACGGCTGCACCACATGCATCGGAAACTCCGGACCACTCCCAGCTGAGATCGCGAAGTCCATCGAAGACGGCGAGTTGGTAGCTGCTAGCGTTCTCTCCGGAAACCGTAACTTCGAAGGCCGCGTGAGCCCGCACACACAGGTGAATTACCTCGCGTCACCACCGCTCGTAGTGGCCTATGCCCTTGCTGGGTCGGTCAATATCGATATCTATCGCGACCCAATCGGCAAAGACAAAGACGGAAAGGACGTCTTCCTCAAAGACGTGTGGCCAACCAACGCGGAGATCGCGCAGGAAATGGGCACTGCGGTGACACGCGAGCAGTTTGAGACGCGCTACGCTCATGTGTTCGAAGGTCCAGCGGAGTGGAAGGAAATCCCAGCTGCGGAATCGGCTGTGTATGGATGGCCGCCTGAGTCGACCTATGTGCAAGAGCCACCGTTCTTCATCAACATGCCTAAGACTGCGCCTGCCATTCAGCCAGTCGAAGGCGCACGCGTTCTCCTCAAGCTCGGTGATTCGGTCACCACGGACCATATCAGCCCAGCCGGCTCCATCCCCAAAGAGAGCCCAGCTGCCAAGTATCTTGAGAAGCATGGCGTCGAGCGACGGATGTTCAACTCGTTTGGGTCCAGACGCGGAAACGACCGCGTGATGACGCGCGGAACCTTCGGGAACATCCGTATCCGAAACCAAATCGCCCCTGGAACCGAGGGCGGTTACACCACGTATCTCGGACCGAACGAGACGCCCGCAGGGCCGTTCTCATGGCTCACCTACGACTCCGACGTCGACCCAAAGACCGGCGAAGTCTGCTTCGTATACGACGCTGCCGTGAAGTATCAGAAGAATAAGATCCCGTTGGTCGTGCTCGCCGGAGTGGACTACGGCATGGGATCGTCGCGTGACTGGGCGGCAAAAGGCACCTTCTTGCTCGGTGTCAAAGCAGTGATCGCGAAGAGCTACGAGCGAATCCACCGCTCAAACCTCATCGGAATGGGTGTCCTGCCGTTGCAGTACAAGGGCTCAGACACAACCGAGTCCCTCGGACTGACGGGTCACGAGACCTTCGATATCCAGATCACCGACGACGTCGAGCCGTTGCAAGACATCAAGGTCAAAGCCACGTCGCCGGATGGAAAAGTCACCGAGTTCGTGGCGCAGTGCCGCATCGATACCCCTGTTGAGGTCGATTACTACCGTCACGGCGGCATCTTGCACTACGTCTTGAGACGAATGGCAGGCCAAGCGTAG
- a CDS encoding multiheme c-type cytochrome gives MIDVCGARVLFLFLSFLVVCGCKKEEAHAPKPLRAAQVQDKEVLVDTDDPVQCAPCHGAVFKEWSQSVHSRSHHSKNAVYQTKLAEISQENPKAITECSTCHAPRAPDEPDSYIATQGVSCAACHNVEAVHLESGKVGSEAIKWAEPGKFRSGRDVIPNASPVHNTGDALPEIKDGKTLCLACHSELGSPHQVPHCKASKESPQTACSTCHVPEVDGPHGTVSTRKTHKSHAFSVKPSVPE, from the coding sequence ATGATTGATGTCTGTGGTGCTCGTGTCTTGTTTCTCTTTCTTAGTTTCCTGGTTGTTTGTGGGTGCAAAAAAGAGGAGGCCCATGCCCCTAAGCCTCTGAGAGCCGCGCAAGTTCAAGACAAGGAAGTCCTTGTTGATACAGACGATCCGGTTCAGTGCGCGCCGTGTCATGGCGCCGTTTTTAAGGAATGGAGTCAATCGGTCCACAGCCGATCGCACCACTCGAAGAATGCCGTCTATCAAACGAAGCTCGCGGAAATCTCGCAAGAGAACCCAAAAGCGATCACCGAGTGTTCGACGTGTCATGCGCCTCGGGCGCCCGACGAGCCCGACTCATACATCGCGACGCAGGGAGTCTCGTGTGCGGCTTGCCATAATGTGGAAGCGGTGCACCTTGAGTCAGGCAAGGTTGGCTCCGAGGCCATCAAATGGGCTGAACCCGGAAAGTTCAGGAGTGGGCGTGACGTGATTCCTAATGCGTCACCGGTTCACAACACAGGCGATGCGCTCCCCGAAATCAAAGACGGAAAGACTCTCTGTCTCGCCTGTCACTCAGAGTTGGGAAGTCCGCACCAGGTGCCACATTGCAAGGCTTCAAAGGAATCTCCTCAGACGGCGTGCAGTACGTGTCATGTGCCGGAGGTCGACGGACCGCACGGTACGGTTTCAACGCGAAAAACCCATAAATCTCATGCGTTTTCGGTCAAGCCGTCAGTACCTGAATAA